A region of the Larus michahellis chromosome 4, bLarMic1.1, whole genome shotgun sequence genome:
TCAGAGCCAGCGGGGCACAGTGGCTGGCTGGTGGCAGTGATCACGACTGTGTGGTGACAGTGAGTGTCCCCGGCTTGGCGGGGCTGAGGGTccctggcccagggcaggggggggttcTGGGGACTGGGAGGTGCCGCTGCACCCCGTAGGCAGCTGTGTTTGGGTGCTGGGTGGGGTGTCCTGTGCCAGCTGGGTCCCCAGTGTGGACCTGAAGTGTGTCTGGGTTGTCCTGCGCCATGGGGCAGGTTCTGCAGCCCCTCTGAGACGAGCAGGAGCTTTGCTCGTTTGTGTAAGGAGTGCTAACTCTGAAGGCTAATGACAACCGCCCCTGGCTGGGGGCGATGAGTGGAGCGGCAGGAGGAGGTGCTCGCATGGCTGGAGCCTGGTCAGCAGAGCTGTCTGTTGGGGTCCCCTCTGAGGGGGACACTCAGCCGACAGTGCCTGTCCCTGGTGCCCCCACCCCAATGGGTTtgtggggccgtggggcagggctggaaaCTGCCCCACATCTGGCATTGGTGGTTCAGTGGTAGACTTCTCGCCTGCCACGCGGGAGGCCCGGGTTCGATTCCCGGCCAATGCaacagctgcagcttttgcaCCCCAGTTTCCCTGGGGGGGCATGACTCGGGGGCTGCTGAGAAGGGGGAGCACCCCCTTCTCCCTTGAGCACCCCTTGGTGCTGGTGGGGCCCTTGTTGACTCCCGTGGGGCCGTGTCAGGTAGGTGGCTTGGTGGCAGTGAGTGCCCCTGGCTCAGGGAGAGGCATTGTCTGTGGCTTGGTGGCCAGGAGGGTCCCTGTTTTGGTGGCAGTAAGTCACCCGTCTTTTAGTGGCAATGAGGGTCCCTGCCTCAGAGCCAGCGGGGCACAGTGGCTGGCTGGTGGCAGTGATCACGACTGTGTGGTGACAGTGAGTGTCCCCGGCTTGGCGGGGCTGAGGGTccctggcccagggcagggggggcttcTGGGGACTGGGAGGTGCCACTGCACCCCGTAGGCAGCTGTGTTTGGGTGCTGGGTGGGGTGTCCTGTGCCAGCTGGGTCCCCAGTGTGAACCTGAAGTGTGTCTGGGTTGTCCTGCGCCATGGGGCAGGTTCTGCAGCCCCTCTGAGACGAGCAGGAGCTTTGCTCGTTTGTGTAAGGAGTGTTAACTCTGAAGGCTAATGACAACCGCCCCTGGCTGGGGGCGATGAGTGGAGCGGCAGGAGGAAGCGCTCGCATGGCTGGAGCCCCGTCAGCAGAGCTGTCTGTTGGGGTCCCCTCTGAGGGGGACACCCAGCTGTCAGCATGCAGTGGGTTTGTGGGGCCGTGGGACAGGGCTGGAGTCTTCCCCACATCTGGCATTGGTGGTTCAGTGGTAGAATTCTCGCCTGCCACGCGGGAGGCCCGGGTTCGATTCCCAGCCAATGCAACAGGTGTATCTTTTTTGCCCCCTGATGTCCCTGGGAGTCGTGGGGGGGCGATGACATCTGGGTGATGCCCCGGTGACCTGTCCCTGCAGACAGACGTGGAGGCGGTGGTGGCCGACCTGGTGAAGCTGGTGCACAGCGCGGGCGCCGAGAGCCGGAGGAAGGCCGTGCGCCCCAAGGCGCTGCTGGACAACTGCCTCAAGGTCATGCGGATGCTCTACGGGGCACCTTGTGAGTGGGGAACAacgtggcggtgggggggggacgacacagggCAGGACACCTTGGGGAATGGCGGTGCCACGCGTGGGGTCCTGTCCCGCTGGGTGAcgcctgtcccctctgcccaggTCGGTGGGAGTCCACCTAACAGGAGACCCCTCGCTCAACGCCTTCTCCTCGCCTTGGAGCCTGggatgctgcctctgctctgccccacccccccaacaGAGCCccttcgggggtggggggggggcccaaGGAAGATGCAAATGGCGGGCAAATatcacaccacccccccccccccgggaccaaATGCCACCCCCTCTGGGAGTGTGGGACTGTGCATGGCCACAGGGTCGGCCCCATCCGAAATGCCGGGCACCTTctgcaggggtgtggggggacacagccccgTGGGGGCTGTCGGCTGCAGAAGTTTGGGGAATGGGGAGGGTGGGGACGACACTGCCGTGCCCACAGCAGGGGCGAAGGCATCGCCCGGTTCCTCTcggttttgtaatttttttttttatttcccccccctctgcTTTCATGAAACACCAGGTAATTCTCCAGCGCTCAGCGTCGCCGCTCTGCTTCCAGccagggggggtcccgggagctcccagcctttccccaaATAAAGGCCCAGCAGAGAGAACCCCAgctgcctcctctgcctcctctttttGGGGTGTCGGTCCCCTCCCCTGACTTGGCGGGGGACatatttccccccacccccctatAGAGGAGACCTCCAGGGCCACCTCCTGCCGAGCCGCCTCCGTCAGCCCCGGACGCTTCCCCGGCAAGAAAACATCTGGATTTGTTTGTTGTGCTTGGCGGCGCGGCGcgccggaggggctgggggctggccggCTGCCTCCCCCCCCATGCCTTCCCCCAGCTTAATTAACTTAATCAGCTATTAGAGCCCTTAATTGGTGTATTCCAGGCTGCGGGGCTGCTTAGGATTGCAAGCCTAGGAGAATGTGCAGGTGAGGCTGCGAGCGCTGCAGCACCGGCGGGTGCaatgtcttcctcctcctcctcctcctcctcctccctcttcatcctcctcctcctcttcctcccctcttcaTGCCTAGCGATGCTTCATGTTTATATAAAGCCCACGCAGAGCTCACATCAAGCCCACCAACTATGATCCGCTGCTTGATAGAGCGCTTTAATTCGATGCCCCTCactccccacctccaccacccccccgccccctaattAACAACACCCCCCCGGGTGATCCAGGGCCCAACCTGGGGCTTCCCAagctttccccgccccccccccggggctgagcTCCCACCTTCCGCTCCCTCACGTCAAGCGTGGGAATGGTGTGTGTCCGTCCACCCCTCCCCGCCTGCATCCCTGTGTGCCGTCGTCCCCCGACCCTTGTGCTCTTCCACCGTGGGAAAAACGAAGCTGTCCCAGCAAAACTGACCCCGGCGGGGCTTCCCAGAGCATCCCCCGCGGCAAAGGGCCTGCCAAAGCCCTGCGTTACCAGCCCAAGTGCCCACTTGAGCTGTTGCGACATGGATTTCCCGTCCCTCTTTCGAGGGACAGCTTCAAAAATGTCAGCGGAGGGCGGGCGCGGAAAGGAAAGGCACTCACGCGACGGGGGGAACCGGAGCCTGGATACACCATGAGACGAGATGGAGTCGGGCCAGGGCAAGGTGCTGAGGTCCCGGAAGCCATCCCCAGGGACATGCGAGGACTTGGGACAGGCTCCCGCTGTGAAACCCCCAGCTGATGGAAATGGAAGAGCCTTCGCTGGCCttgaaccagcaggaaaaaaagcccgTCAGCGTCCTCGGGGTGGGCAAGGAAAGGACAACTGGTTTTGGAGGAGCTGGGCTCTTGGAAAGATGCTCCGTGGCCGCCGTTTTGGGGCTGTCTAGGAGGCCACCGGTCCCCAGAGGCCACTTTGCAGTGTGGGGCCGTATCCAGCCCTGCCTCTCCGGCAGCGTGAGGAtgccccagcagagcctggcacTGGGATGCAGGACTTGGAGcatccttccctctgctgccctggcATCAGCATCcttggggagggtggggtgggggtgggggcaaCGATCCCAACTCTCACCCCCTGCAAGCCAGGGGTCCCTGCCCTCACCCCACAGAACCAGAACGAGCCTGGAAATGGCCATGAATTAACTTTACTGAGCTCAGCGGGTGCCGCGGGCGGGCGCCGCGCTCACCAGGGCAGGCTCTGCCCTCTCCAGTCCCAGAAGGTGCCGTTGCTGGTGGCCGAGAGCCCGGCCAGCAGCCGTAGGACGCCCTGCACGCTCTCCTCCACTGTCACCGGGCCCTGGgcatggggtgggggtggaggggaaaaaaaaaaaaaatcaaccaaaaccCACCCCGCttcccggcacccccagccccatcccgcgGCGTGGTAGGATGCCAGCTCTGGCTGGGGAAGGTTGGGAGAGGCTGGAGATGCTTTAGCAGCCAAGGGCAAAATTAATCACAACTGACTCCTCCCTAATTTGGATGCTATGAGGTTCATTTTATggttcctaattaaaaaaaaaagaaagaagcgtGGCGTTTGTTCTCTCCGCAAGCCAGCGTGGGGGTAAGACCTGCAAGAGGCTGATGGTCTCCAACCTCGCCTCCGCGGTCCGAGGAGAAGGTgaatttggggtgctggggggatggggtggggggcagcaccCTGGGTGCAGCCCTCCAGCCGGAGCCGAGCACAGGGCTGGGGTGCCCTCTGCTGACACGCCATCGGGATGGGAGCggaaatgaaaaaaggaggaaaaagtttaGGGGCAGAGGCTGGAGCCGGGTCTTTGCTGCGGAGGGCGGCGCAGCTCCCCTGGgagcaaggcgggggggggtgggggtgggggtggtgtggtTGCACAGGGgtggaggcagctggggaggggtgCCCATGGGGAGGGATGGCTGTGGGGATGTCCATGCGAAGGAATGCCCATGGGAGGGGATGGCTGCGGGAAGGGATGCCCGTGGGGATGTCCATGGGAAGGGATGCCCATGGGAAGGGATGCCCCCCGATGAAGGGATGCCCCTGGGAAAAGATGTCCATggcaagggatgcccctgggaaGGGATGCCTGTGGGAAGGGATACCCCATGGGAAGAGAtggctgtagggaagggatggCTGTGGAGATGTCCATGGGAAGGGATGCCCCCCGACGAACGGATCCCCCTGGGAAAAGATACCCCTGGGAAGGGATGGCTGTAGGAGGGGACGCCCTGGGGAAGGGATGCCTCTGGGAAGGGACACCCCCGAGGAAGGGATGCCTCCAGGGAAGGGATGTCTATGGGAAGGGATGCTCCCCCGGAAGGGATGCCCACGAGAAGGGATGCCTGTAGGGAAGAATGCCCTGGggaagggatgctgctgggaaggcATGCCCCTGGGAAGTGATGCCTGCAGGAAGGGATGCCCCCAGGGAAGGGATGTCCAAGGGAAGTGTTGCCCGTGGGAGGGGATGGTCCTGGGAAGGGATGCCAAGTGGGACTTTGCCAAGGCAGGGTGGCCATGCACCTCCCGTCACTCACCGTCCCCCTTCCCAAGGGAGGCGTCACACAGCCGGGGTCCACAGACACGCAGAGGATCCCGCTGCCCCCGTACTCCAGTGCCAGGCACTTGGTGAGCATGTTcagagcagcctggggaggacaaaccccaccaccaccaccacgagCTGGCAGTGCCATGACCGGCAGGAGGGGAAATCCCACAGGAGGTAACCCCCAAATTCCTCCCGGTTCTCCCGGTGGCGGTACCTTGCTGCAGCGGTAGCAGAcgtcctgcctctcctcccaagCCTCCGCCACCTCGATGGAGCCCAGGATGCTGGAGATGTTGACGATGGCGGCTCTGCTGCAGCTCATCCCACGCTGCCCTTCGGCCTCGGCCGCCTCCTTCAGCAGGGGCAGGAACGCCTGAGGGGGAGCAGACGCTCGGGCatcaccatcctcttcctccccgcaCCCAGCGTGTGGGGCAGATGTTGCCTGTGGCCTCACCTGGCTCATCTGCAGGGGCCCGATGGTGTTGGTGGCGTAGACGAGGCTCATGTTCTCCGCCGTCTCGGTGGCCAGCGTGCTGCGGCGCGTGGTGCCAGTGTTGTTGATCAGGAGGTTGAGGCCGGCGCTTCCCACCTTCTCCCTCACCTTCCCCACCGCTGCCTTGATGCCGTTGGGGTCCGTCACATCTGCAAGGGGACAGGAGGGCTTGGGGAACGGGCTGGTGGCCATGTCCCAGGCAAGTGGGACATGGTGGGATACAGCTCCTGCCCACCGAGCATCCTCCTGGTCCCGGCGGTGACCTGGTTGGGCTGAGCCCAAACCGAGGGACCCGCCTGCTTGGGTGGCGTTTCCCGGAGCCACCCACGGGTGCCATTAAATCCTGCGAGGCTTCGTCCCCGTCCCACCCCTGGCACCTACCTAGGGGCAGGACCACGATGTTGGGGCAACCCAGAGCCACCTCGTTGATAGCCTACACAGACaaaggaggggcggggggggacggggggggggatgtcaggTTGAGCCTGGGCGGCTCGCCAGGAGCGTGGCCCTGTGCCACGCCAGGGTGGGGACTGGGCGGCCCCCGCGTGTCATGGCCGACACGTTTCGACAAGCTCCCGTGGGAGAGATTCGGGGCGAGTCGCTCGTTCCCCGCACCTGGCCGAGCCCGGCAGCTTCAaagccgccccccccgccccccccggccccctgcagCTGCCGGCAGCGATGCCGTGGTGTGGGGAGCTGCCAGCATCCCCCCTtcaccctttccccccccccacttatCTATGCCAAGACAAGCCAAAAAacttaaatacatataaatacaaGTATTTTTCCACGCCGTTCATGGTGCGGGATGCTGACCCTCAGCCCCCCTCAAAAACAGGTGGGGATGGTGGCACCCCCAAGCGCTGCGTTTCCCACCCTGTCCCAGAGgagacccacccccccccccccgcaacacaCAGTGGTGTCCCCCTCCCGGCACCCTCCCTACCTTCCCTTGGGGGTCCAGGCAAGCGGCGAAGATGTGGCGGGGGGGACTGGGCTGCTCCAGCAACCCCTTCAGCAGCCCCAGGCCGAACCCCCCGTCGCAGCCCGTCAGCAGAACGTTGCCCACCCCGAGCTCCTCCATCCCCGGCAAGCCGCTTCCGCCGCCCTGGCAAGGTTTGGCAATCCTGCCGGGAATTTGGTTTCGCGGGTGCTGCTGGGATGGGTGGAGGTGCTGGTTATGTGTGTcagggcggggggacacacgacacacCGCCTGCacttccccccaccaccccactcctggaggggctggggcaAGGGGATGCTCGTCTGcatcctgggggggggtggggggggtgtcccccagcaGGGATGCTCTTCTGCATCCCAAGGATCACCCATCACCTTGACCATGGGGGTGTCTCACCCCGCCCCAGCCATGGGGGACCCCCAAAGGGGTGACGGGACCTTCCCACCTGTCCCCTATTATTggggtgaccccccccgccccccccagcacatCCCTAGGAGCGCAGGCGAGGCTATTAATTACAGTACAACCTTTATTAATACTGGAATCTTCACAGTGCATTCGTTACTTGTAGCAGTGACTATGGaaatcggggcggggggggccgggcggggggggcggggcaggtGGGAAAGAGGGGAattgccaccaaaaaaaaaaaaaaaaaaaaaaagaaatgagggaatgaaagaaagagaaagaaacctgGTGGAGGGAcagtgaggggccggggggggtggggggggagggcggggaggtggggggaagcggCAGCAGAGGCGGGAGCACGgaagggaaataaattaaaaaaaaaaaaaaaaattaaaataaaggtcCAAGTTAACAACAGCACCAGAAAAGTTACTTCAGTCGAAAGACAggtcagttttttttttttttcttttccaaggaatttttgttttctgtacaaaATAAGAGACACTTCCCCCCCgccatcccaccccccccacctccccatcccccaaacccaaacatttgtCACTTGGCATCAGCGGTTCTGGGCagaaggggggaggagggggggaactAAATCGTTATTCctaaagggggagggaaagggggggggagggctgcgATGCGACAgacagcggggtgggggggctatGTAcagcggggtgggggtgggggcgaggggggggttGTGCTTTCCTCCAGCCGCCGGCAGAAATCAGCTGCTTCGCtttgtgggggggtgtgggggggtgtggggggttgtgggtgggtgaacccccccacaccccgtcccccggacacccccttcccccccagcagGACCCTGCGCAGGGTCGGTGGGtgctgagggagagggagggggtttgggggggctggggtgggggcaaaGAGGTGGTTCGGCATCCTCAGCCgctgtgtcccagtgtccccc
Encoded here:
- the LOC141741991 gene encoding C-signal-like; its protein translation is MEELGVGNVLLTGCDGGFGLGLLKGLLEQPSPPRHIFAACLDPQGKAINEVALGCPNIVVLPLDVTDPNGIKAAVGKVREKVGSAGLNLLINNTGTTRRSTLATETAENMSLVYATNTIGPLQMSQAFLPLLKEAAEAEGQRGMSCSRAAIVNISSILGSIEVAEAWEERQDVCYRCSKAALNMLTKCLALEYGGSGILCVSVDPGCVTPPLGRGTGPVTVEESVQGVLRLLAGLSATSNGTFWDWRGQSLPW